In Massilia forsythiae, one DNA window encodes the following:
- a CDS encoding MarR family winged helix-turn-helix transcriptional regulator: MLETIHAIMHLVRSRQHRSLRAAQHDLAHMDVKVLGYFARHPGATQSDLAAHSGRDKAQLTRLVRGLRERGLLDAEADASDRRSTRLRLSEAGRALHAALHVDDGRLAEAAMEGMGDSERAALQALLDRVRANLEAGQD, translated from the coding sequence GTGCTGGAAACCATCCACGCCATCATGCACCTGGTCCGTTCCCGGCAGCACCGCAGCCTGCGCGCGGCCCAGCACGACCTGGCCCACATGGACGTCAAGGTGCTCGGTTATTTCGCGCGCCATCCCGGCGCCACCCAGAGCGACCTGGCCGCGCATTCCGGGCGTGACAAGGCCCAGCTGACGCGCCTGGTACGTGGCCTGCGCGAACGCGGCCTGCTGGACGCCGAGGCCGACGCCAGCGATCGCCGCAGCACGCGCCTGCGCCTGAGCGAGGCCGGCCGCGCTTTGCACGCGGCATTGCACGTCGACGACGGCCGCCTGGCCGAGGCGGCAATGGAAGGCATGGGGGACAGCGAACGCGCCGCGCTGCAGGCGCTGCTGGACCGGGTGCGCGCCAACCTGGAAGCCGGTCAGGACTG